DNA from Homalodisca vitripennis isolate AUS2020 unplaced genomic scaffold, UT_GWSS_2.1 ScUCBcl_9672;HRSCAF=18239, whole genome shotgun sequence:
acaaaaataattgaaattaaacattcattGCAGGTAAGAGCCAGTGAAACAACTGGAGCTGGCAGCAGCCAGATATATACACCACGTCTCTGGTTCTATGAACTCATGTCATTCTTGGAAGGAGAAGGAGATGATCAGAGAAGGATTGGATACTCTGGAAGAAGACGAGTCACAAATGGATGCTGTGGTAAGCAATTAGCAAAATCACGTTATTGCGCTCTTAACATATCCTCTTGAAACGTAAGGGCTCCTTTGTCGTTGTAGTTAATCAAAAAAACATTTTCGAATGGTTCTTTCCTTGTTTAGAAACAGTTCTTACACTCGATTGCTGCATTGGTGCCAAGGACCGCACCTCACGCCAATCCCCAGGTCGTAACTGCATTGTATTAACATCTTCAGTGTCAAACAGATGAAGGGGTTATGTACATTGCATTTCTCTGAGACAAGTAGTTGTGTAAGGCGCAACATGCAAGAACAACTACTTCTACATTTTCCACATTGATTGCAATGGCTTGTAGGAAAAACGCGAAACCGTGATGCTAATATGCCAAACGCGTTTTCAACAACCCTTCTTGCTCGTTGATAGTCTGCAGTTGAAAATTCTTTGCCcatgagtaatattttttaacggGTAAGGCTTCATTATGTAAGGGCTAAGACTAAACCCAGAGTCTCCAAGGAAAACATATGGGACGCACTTATTCGTACCTGGTAAAGCTGTTGGCGCTGGTAATCTCAATTTCATCATTTATAAGTCTCTGGTAAAAACTCGAGTTTTGGAGGAACTGTAGAATCACACACACACTCCCATTGGCCCCAACATTTACGTACATAAACTGATAGTTTGCATCAACGATAGCAAATAACACTAtgctaaaaaactttttataaattgtagtaCTGCGATCCGCTTCCTGTTGGTTTTTGTATAGCTATGTGTTTTCCGTCCATTGCTCCAACAGCGTTATTGATGTTCCACTTGGTCTCAAATTGATGTGCAAACAGTTCTCCATTCATCCTCAGTTTTTGGAATCTGAAAATAAAGCATACTAAATTGGTATCGTTAATTTCAGGAAACAGTTGGTGACCCAGGAAGTGGTGCAGCAGTGGTGCAAGAACAGAGCAACCAACGGCAGAACGCAGGTCCTTCTACTATTGTAAATCCGGCTGGGACTAGGGCTCCGATTCCACGAAAAAGGAAAATGAGTGCATTGGACAAAAAAAAGGAAGCCATGTTTGACTCTGTGCAAAATTTACTGTCTGCAACCGAGGCCGAGTGGGAGGTGATAGGTAAATCGCTTGGCTTACAACTCAGCCAACTCAATAACGATCAGCAAACCATTGCCCAAAAATTGATttcagattataattttttatggaaagcGTGAGAAGCTGACTGACATGTCATGTATTAATCTAGCCCCAAATTCTTCGCCTCATTTCTTTCAAACAACCACACCTATCTTTTCAAAGCATGCACGATAAATCACAGATTCAAACGTTCAACACCTCCTTTCCCTTCTCAAAAATCGCAATACCCTTGTTGCAAGCCCATCTCCACCCTTCATTCCACCCTCCACCATCTTCAATAACTACAAATGAGTCCAATAGTAGTGCACAAGATGACTACAACATAACAGAGTTAAATTCAATCCAAAATCCTCGTGGTTACTACAATCCCGATCacgaatattattaatatttttgtaaaagttaatttttctgttaatttccCCACTATAGTCGTACATTTGGGTTCCATTCAACTAATAAGTatgaattttgttgtaatttttttaatgtcctgTTTGGACTTTTTAAAATGACTTAAACGACTGTTTCAATGTGTATGCGACAGTATATGAGACTCATATGAGTTGTTTAAAACTACCAATAAACTAATTGTTATTGAATATTGTGTGGTTTATTTACCTTTATGTACTTCTTCAGACAGTGGTAAATTGCAGCACAGGTTTCAGGTATGATTGATGACAGGAGCTGAGGCGAAATAGCAGCACTGAATTTTAAGTCTTCGTAACTCCTCCCAGTTGCCAGATATCGGAGAGTTACAATCAGCCTCTCCTCAGCACTCACAGAACTTCTAAATAAAGTGTTCTTTTTCTTAATGAAAGGCTTAACCATATAGAAGTAAATCGGTAAAAACACTGCTCGTCCATTCgcaaaaaatttctaaaatcacTCTCGTCCAGTTCTTTTAAGAGATTTAAGTGTGTAAACCTTTTTCGATCATGAAGCCACTGCTTAGCCCATATTTTCCGTTTCTTCCGGCGTTTTTCCTCAGTTATCAAACATACAACTAAGAGCTAAACCTATGTTCTGGTTCCTAGACAACACTGGTGCCATGACGTACAGGTGTTCTCATCACGGTGTCTCAACTACGAATGTTTGGTCTGGGAGTGTGTAGagacgagctcctcacgcctgagatttaatggggtgatcaaccgaggcggagagaaagagttgtgatggaggggcccctcctgccaactacagatagcccgtgcattagaatagtggaatgggcagtccgcgcgttctcgctctgtactcatctgaatttaatttagttcagtacctggcaaacctattaaaatgtatcactgtatttttcaaacccctttccgtagtttagtacagcatacatatatttaaattacattttcaaaactggatgttgcaggatgcagcacaatttaattgcaggcaatcaatgtgactagcctcttaaaatgtaccactgtgttttttagcttctactctgaattaaaacacatttcagtaatttggtacaacaacatatatatatatatatatatatatatatatatatatatatatatgtatgtatatgtatatataatatatatacagggtgttctgaaaaaaggtgcccataagtcagggcgtgattcctcacatcaaaataagaaaaaaaggtctaattaacataggtccgaaaatgcttagttaccaagttatacagggtgaaagatttcgtctgaaatttcagttcccctgctgcaacgaagccctacgggtatttgttggctgttaattaagatgtaccaatttagcgtactttatgtaaaatgaactgaaaaattgaataaaaccgtttccagacctgtaggctacagtaattttttaagatatgtgacgaaatacgcgaaacttggtcccgaaaaacaagttacatttaggtttgaagcagatttactatgttaaatgtacaataaacacaaaatattttttcacggtacttgtagaaaatttaatttcgaagagaaagatgtaaaataagtctataatagacaaacgcaaactttaaaaaataatccttaattacatacaaaacgcatgaaaaatagacaaaatctgttaagctctctacaaatgtaatattgaaattaaaacagctgttttattaaaacaaattaatgagttactattattttttatcaagtaaatatttttaacaatcatacattatcatacataaaaaagttatctgaattatcattcaacaaaaaagttacacttgtcctaaaaaaactaaccacgtcacagtagatgttcaaaatgtttcccctcattcaaaatacaagcatccagccgtcctTCTCATAGACttccgaactctttcgaagatcccaggtgtctcacgtatcctttgaatcccgttaacaatccttattcgcaactcttctatggtatccacaggcgagtcgtagacaagcgtctttaaatgtccccataagaaaaagtctagaggattgaggtcaggtgaccttgcaggccatgctactggggctcctcgaccaatccatccgtttggatatgcttcatttaaaaattctcttacttgtaatgtgtaatgagctggagctccatcctgcatgaaccacatgttgttgcgtgtgtatagtggcacatcttcgagtaactcattcagattagtcgtcaagaaatgtaaataattttcaccattgagcgtatcaggtaaaaaactaataaaaattgtatcacccagaatagcagcccatacgtttatagaaaactgattattggtgacggttctctgaaatagcacgtggattttcaattgcccacatgtgagtattgtgggtgttaataataag
Protein-coding regions in this window:
- the LOC124374700 gene encoding uncharacterized protein LOC124374700, which produces MNSCHSWKEKEMIREGLDTLEEDESQMDAVETVGDPGSGAAVVQEQSNQRQNAGPSTIVNPAGTRAPIPRKRKMSALDKKKEAMFDSVQNLLSATEAEWEVIGKSLGLQLSQLNNDQQTIAQKLISDYNFLWKA